The proteins below come from a single Gossypium raimondii isolate GPD5lz chromosome 2, ASM2569854v1, whole genome shotgun sequence genomic window:
- the LOC105787477 gene encoding uncharacterized protein LOC105787477, with the protein MSPIQNFEQHSRHLVEPDLPIQTRLQMVMEVRDSLEIAHTAEYLNFLKCYFRAFSVVLLQVTRPQYSDNHEHKVRNVVVEILNRLPHSEVLRPFVQDLLKLAMQVLTNDNEENGLICIRIIFDLLRNFRPTLENEVQPFLDFVCKIYQNFRLTVSHFFDNAAVGMEVDVKPMDTSSVDQGITSSGYVGNGQMNPSGRSFKIVTESPLVVMFLFQLYSRLVQTNIPHLLPLMVAAISVPGPERVPPHLKTHFIELKGAQVKTVSFLTYLLKSFADYIRPHEESICKSIVNLLVTCSDSVSIRKELLVALKHVLGTDFKRGLFPLIDTLLEERVLVGTGRACFETLRPLAYSLLAEIVHHVRGDLSLSQLSRIIYLFSKNMHDASLSLGIHTTCARLMLNLVEPIFEKGVDQPTMDEARVLLGRILDAFVGKFSTFKRTIPQLLKEGEEGKDRPTLRSKLELPVQAVLNLQVPVEHSKEVSDCKNLIKTLVVGMKTIIWSITHSHLPRSQGSSSTHGTHQQVLVSPTSNLPAPQAFKGLREDEVWKASAVLKSGVHCLALFKEKDEEREMLQLFSQILAIMEARDLMDMFSLCMPELFECMISNNQLVHIFSTLLQTPKVYRPFADVLVNFLVSSKLDSLKHPDTPPAKLVLHLFRFIFGAVAKAPADFERILQPHVPVIMEVCMKNATEVEKPLGYLQLLRTMFKALAGCKIELLLRDLIPMLQPCLNMLLTMLEGPTAEDMRDLLLELCLTLPARLSSLLPHLPRLMKSLVLCLKGSDDLVSLGLKTLEFWVDSLNPDFLEPSMANVMSDVILALWSHLRPAPYPWGGKALQLLGKLGGRNRRFLKEPLALECKENPEHGLRLILTFEPSTPFLVPLDRCINLAVAAIMHKDDGMDSFYRKQALKFLRVCLSSQLNLPGNASDEGYTPKHLLSSLGSSVDLSWRRSETTDAKSDLGVKTKTQLLAEKSVFKILLMTIISASAEPDLSDPKDEFVVNICRHFAMIFHIDQSSMNTSTASSSLSGPMLSSNVNTSSRSKTSSSSNLKELDPLIFLDALVDVLADENRLHAKAALSALNVFAETLLFLARSKHANMLMSRGGPSTPMIVSSPSMNPVYSPPPSVQIPVFEQLLPRLLHCCYGSTWQAQMGGVMGLGALVGKVTVETLCLFQVRVVRGLVYVLKRLPVYSSKEQEETSQVLTQVLRVVNNVDEANNEPRRQSFLGVVDFLASELFNPNASIIVRKNVQSCLALLASRTGSEVSELLEPLHQSMLQPLIMRPLRAKTVDQQVGTVTALNFCLALRPPLLKLTPELINFLQEALQIAEADETVWVVKFMNPKVATSLNKLRTACIELLCTTMAWADFKTPNHSELRAKIIAMFFKSLTCRTPEIVAVAKEGLRQVINQQRMPKELLQSSLRPILVNLAHTKNLSMPLLQGLARLLELLSNWFNVTLGGKLLEHLKKWLEPEKLAQSQKSWKAGEEPKIAAAIIELFHLLPHAASKFLDELVTLTIDLEGALPPGQVYSEINSPYRLPLTKFLNRYATLAVDYFLARLSEPKYFRRFMYIIRSDAGQPLRDELAKSPQKILASAFPEFLSKSEAAMTSGSSTPAAALVGDEGLGTSQVDSSNLPPVTSTATLDAYFQGLALIKTLVKLIPGWLQSNRLVFDTLVLVWKSPARISRLQNEQELNLVQVKESKWLIKCFLNYLRHDKNEVNVLFDILSIFLFHSRIDYTFLKEFYIIEVAEGYPPNMKRALMSHFLNLFQSKQLGHDHLVVVMQMLILPMLAHAFQNGQSWDVVDPGIIKTIVDKLLDPPEEVSAEYDEPLRIELLQLATLLLKYLQSDLVHHRKELIKFGWNHLKREDSASKQWAFVNVCHFLEAYQAPEKIILQVFVALLRTCQPENKMLVKQALDILMPALPRRLPLGESRMPIWIRYTKKILVEEGHSIPNLIHIFQLIARHSDLFYSCRAQFVPQMVNSLSRLGLPYNTTAENRRLAIELAGLVVGWERKRQKEMKVASESDVPGQIGDGFNSASTSSDPKRPVESSTFPEDPSKRVKVEPGLQPFCVMSPGAASSIPNIETPGSAGQPDEEFKPNAAMEEMIINFLIRVALVIDPKEKEASAMYKQALELLSQALEVWPTANVKFNYLEKLLSSVQPSQSKDPSTALSQGLDVMNKILEKQPQLFIRNNINQISQILEPCFKYKMLDAGKSLCSLLKMVFVAFPLDAGNTPPDVKLLYQKVDELIQKHIATVTAPQASGEDNSANSISFVLLVIDTLIKLQKNFIDPFILVRILQRLARDMGSTGGSHMRQGQRTEPDSSVTSSRQSDDVGAVISNLKSVLKLISERVMLVPECKRSVTQILNALLLEKGTDATVLLCILDVIKGWIEDDFNKQGMIGTSNAFLTPKDIVSFLQKLSQVDKQNFQASALEEWDRKYLHLLYGICSDSNKYPAALRQEVFQKVERQYMLGLRAKDPEVRMKFFSLYHESLSKTLFNRLQFIIQIQDWEALSDVFWLKQGLDLLLAVLVEDKPITLAPNSARVLPVVAPGSVSDNSGMQHQVAEVPEGSEEAPLTLDSLVVKHAQFLNEMSKLQVADLVIPLRELAHTDPNVAYHLWVLVFPIVWVTLLKEEQVALAKPMISLLSKDYHKKQQASRPNVVQALLEGLQLSHPQPRMPSELIKYIGKTYNAWHIALALLESHVMLFMNETKCSESLAELYRLLNEEDMRCGLWKKRSITAETKAGLSLVQHGYWQRAQSLFYQAMVKATQGTYNNTVPKAEMCLWEEQWLSCASQLSQWDALVEFGKNIENYEILLDSLWKLPDWVYMKDYVIPKAQVEETPKLRLIQAFFALHDKNTNGVGDAENIIGKGVDLALEQWWQLPEMSVHARVPLLQQFQQLVEVQESARILVDIANGSKLSGNSVVGVHGNLYADLKDILETWRLRTPNDWDNMSVWYDLLQWRNEMYNAVIDAFKEFSTTNPQLHHLGFRDKAWNVNKLARIARKQGLYDVCVTILEKMYGHSTMEVQEAFVKITEQAKAYLEMKGELTSGLNLINSTNLEYFPVKHQAEIFRIKGDFLLKLNDSEGANLAYSNAISLFKNQPKGWISWGNYCDMAYKDGHDEIWLEYAVSCFLQGIKFGVSNSRSHLARVLFLLSFDTPSEPVGRSFDKYLDQIPHWVWLSWIPQLLLSLQRTEAPHCKLVLLKIATVYPQALYYWLRTYLLERRDVANKSELGRMTMAQQRMQQNSGGNLPPDNQVNQVTQSGSGIGSHDGSNSHGQDPERSNVTENSVQTGNDQPMQQSSSSISDSGQSAMRRNGSLGLVASAASAFDAAKDIMETLRSKHANLAGELEVLLTEIGSRFVTLPEERLLAVVNALLHRCYKYPTATTAEVPQSLKKELSGVCRACFSADAVNKHVDFVRDYKQDFERDLDPESTTTFPATLSELTERLKHWKNILQSNVEDRFPAVLKLEEESKVLRDFHMVDVEIPGQYFSDQEIAPDHTVKLDRVGADVPIVRRHGSSFRRLTLIGSDGSQRHFIVQTSLTPNARSDERILQLFRVMNQMFDKHKESRRRHICIHTPIIIPVWSQVRMVEDDLMYNTFLEVYENHCARNDREPDLPITYFKEQLNQAISGQISPEAVVDLRLQAYNDITKSLVADGIFSQYMYKTLPSGNHMWAFKKQFAIQLALSSFMSFMLQIGGRSPNKILFAKNTGKIFQTDFHPAYDVNGMIEFSEPVPFRLTRNMQAFFSHFGVEGLIVSAMCAAAQAVVSPKQTQHLWYQLAMFFRDELLSWSWRRPLGMPLAPAAGGGSMNPTDFKHKVTTNVENVIGRISGIAPQCFSEEEENVMDPPQSVQRGVTELVDAALLPRNLCMMDPTWHPWF; encoded by the exons GGTCCTAGTTGGAACTGGACGTGCTTGTTTTGAGACTTTGAGGCCATTAGCATATAGTCTGCTGGCAGAGATTGTTCATCATGTCAGAGGGGACCTCTCCCTCTCACAG TTGTCACGAATCATTTACTTATTCTCAAAAAATATGCATGATGCTTCATTGTCACTTGGCATTCATACAACTTGTGCTCGTCTGATGTTAAATTTG GTGGAACCAATTTTCGAGAAGGGGGTCGACCAGCCAACAATGGATGAAGCACGGGTTTTGTTG GGGCGTATTTTGGATGCTTTTGTCGGGAAATTTAGTACTTTCAAGCGTACAATTCCCCAG TTGTTGAAGGAGGGTGAAGAGGGAAAAGATCGTCCTACACTGAGGTCAAAGCTTGAGCTTCCTGTTCAg GCAGTTCTGAATTTGCAAGTGCCAGTGGAGCATTCTAAGGAAGTGAGTGACTGTAAGAATCTAATTAAGACCTTGGTTGTGG GAATGAAGACCATCATATGGAGTATAACTCACTCGCATTTGCCTCGATCACAG GGTTCGTCTTCTACTCATGGAACACACCAACAAGTTCTTGTCTCACCAACTTCCAACTTGCCAGCTCCTCAAGCGTTCAAAGGATTAAGAGAAGATGAG GTCTGGAAAGCTTCTGCTGTTTTAAAAAGTGGTGTACACTGCTTAGCACTCTTCAAGGAGAAAGATGAGGAGAGGGAAATGCTTCaactattttctcaaattctggCAATTATGGAGGCACGGGATCTTATGGACATGTTCTCGTTGTGTATGCCAGAGCTTTTTGAATGCATGATTTCTAACAATCAACTGGTTCATATATTTTCTACTCTTCTGCAAACTCCCAAGGTTTACCGTCCATTTGCAGATGTTTTGGTTAATTTTCTTGTAAGCAGCAAACTTGATTCTTTGAAGCATCCGGATACCCCTCCAGCCAAACTGGTTTTGCATCTCTTTAGATTTATATTTGGGGCTGTAGCAAAAGCACCTGCAGATTTTGAACGTATTTTGCAGCCTCATGTGCCTGTAATCATGGAAGTTTGCATGAAAAATGCTACTGAAGTCGAGAAGCCTCTTGGCTATCTGCAACTTCTACGTACAATGTTTAAAGCGCTTGCTGGATGCAAAATTGAACTCCTATTGCGAGACTTAATTCCTATGCTGCAACCTTGCTTAAATATGCTCCTGACAATGCTTGAAGGTCCAACTGCTGAAGACATGAGGGACCTTTTGTTGGAGCTTTGCTTAACGTTGCCTGCACGCCTAAGCTCCTTGTTACCTCACCTTCCCCGGCTAATGAAATCTCTTGTATTGTGTCTTAAAGGAAGTGATGACCTTGTAAGCTTAGGTTTAAAAACTCTTGAGTTTTGGGTTGACAGTTTAAATCCAGATTTCCTGGAGCCCAGTATGGCTAATGTGATGTCAGATGTGATTTTAGCTCTATGGTCTCATTTGAGGCCTGCACCATATCCTTGGGGTGGGAAAGCATTGCAACTCCTTGGCAAATTAGGTGGTCGTAATAGACGTTTTCTCAAAGAGCCTCTAGCACTTGAGTGCAAGGAAAACCCAGAGCATGGGCTTCGCCTGATTCTTACATTTGAGCCCTCAACCCCATTTTTAGTTCCATTAGACCGATGCATAAATCTAGCTGTAGCTGCTATTATGCACAAAGATGATGGCATGGATTCTTTCTACAGAAAGCAGGCTTTAAAATTCCTTCGTGTTTGCTTATCATCCCAGCTTAACCTGCCAGGTAATGCTTCAGATGAAGGTTATACACCAAAGCACTTATTATCTTCTTTGGGTTCAAGTGTTGACTTGTCTTGGCGCAGGTCTGAGACGACAGATGCAAAG AGTGACTTGGGTGTAAAGACAAAGACCCAGCTTTTGGCTGAGAAGTCGGTTTTCAAGATTCTGTTAATGACCATCATTTCTGCCAGTGCAGAACCAGATCTGAGTGACCCCAAGGACGAATTCGTTGTCAACATTTGCCGTCATTTTGCTATGATATTTCATATTGATCAGTCATCAATGAATACTTCAACCGCATCTTCTTCTCTCAGTGGTCCAATGCTTTCATCAAATGTAAATACTAGTTCCAGGTCAAAAACTAGCAGTTCTTCTAATCTGAAAGAGCTGGACCCCTTAATCTTTTTGGATGCTTTAGTTGATGTGCTAGCAGATGAAAACAGGCTTCATGCAAAAGCTGCTCTTAGTGCTTTAAATGTGTTTGCTGAAACACTCCTGTTTCTTGCTCGTTCAAAACATGCCAACATGCTGATGTCCAGAGGAGGCCCAAGTACTCCTATGATTGTTTCTAGCCCCTCAATGAATCCTGTATACTCTCCACCTCCAAGTGTTCAGATCCCAGTTTTTGAGCAACTTCTGCCTCGGCTGCTGCATTGTTGCTATGGAAGTACATGGCAAGCACAAATGGGAGGTGTTATGGGCCTTGGTGCTTTAGTCGGAAAGGTCACTGTTGAGACTCTGTGCCTTTTTCAAGTTAGAGTTGTTCGGGGTCTGGTATATGTTCTTAAAAGGTTGCCTGTTTATTCTAGCAAAGAGCAGGAAGAGACAAGTCAGGTTCTTACGCAGGTTCTTCGAGTAGTAAATAATGTTGATGAAGCAAACAATGAACCACGTAGGCAAAGCTTTCTAGGAGTGGTTGATTTCCTTGCTTCAGAATTGTTCAATCCAAATGCATCTATTATTGTTAGAAAGAATGTGCAGTCTTGTTTGGCACTTTTAGCCAGTAGGACTGGCAGTGAGGTATCTGAGCTTCTTGAGCCTTTGCATCAATCAATGCTTCAGCCTCTTATAATGCGACCACTTCGAGCTAAGACTGTTGATCAGCAG GTTGGAACGGTTACGGCTTTGAATTTCTGCTTGGCCTTAAGGCCCCCTCTTCTCAAGTTGACACCAGAATTGATTAATTTCCTCCAAGAGGCTCTGCAAATAGCTGAGGCTGATGAAACCGTTTGGGTGGTAAAGTTCATGAACCCAAAAGTGGCCACATCATTAAATAAGCTTCGAACAGCTTGCATTGAGCTACTTTGTACCACAATGGCATGGGCTGATTTCAAAACTCCTAACCATTCAGAATTACGTGCAAAGATCATTGCCATGTTTTTCAAGTCTTTGACCTGTAGAACTCCTGAAATTGTTGCTGTTGCTAAGGAGGGTTTACGACAG GTTATTAATCAACAGAGGATGCCCAAAGAGCTTCTACAGAGCAGCCTGAGGCCTATCCTTGTCAATTTAGCACACACCAAGAATCTCAGCATGCCTCTTCTGCAAGGTCTGGCACGCCTGCTTGAACTTTTATCTAATTGGTTTAATGTCACTTTGGGTGGAAAGTTGTTGGAGCACCTTAAGAAATGGTTGGAACCTGAAAAACTTGCTCAGAGTCAGAAATCATGGAAGGCTGGTGAAGAGCCAAAAATTGCTGCAG CTATCATTGAACTTTTTCATTTGCTTCCTCATGCTGCATCAAAGTTTCTTGACGAACTTGTTACGTTGACAATTGATTTGGAGGGGGCTCTTCCTCCTGGCCAAGTATACAGTGAGATCAACAGTCCATATCGCCTTCCACTTACCAAATTCTTAAATAGATATGCAACTCTTGCTGTTGATTACTTTCTTGCTCGTTTAAGTGAGCCAAAATACTTCAGACG ATTTATGTACATAATACGTTCAGATGCTGGTCAACCTTTGAGAGATGAACTTGCAAAGTCACCCCAGAAGATACTCGCTAGTGCGTTTCCTGAATTTTTAAGCAAATCTGAAGCAGCAATGACTTCTGGGTCTTCAACTCCAGCTGCTGCGTTAGTGGGTGACGAAGGGCTTGGGACTTCTCAGGTTGATAGTTCTAATTTACCACCAGTAacctctactgcaactttagatgCTTATTTTCAGGGGCTTGCGCTAATTAAAACGTTGGTAAAGTTGATACCTGGCTGGCTTCAAAGTAATCGTCTTGTTTTTGATACACTGGTACTTGTTTGGAAGTCGCCTGCAAGAATATCTCGTCTACAGAACGAACAGGAGTTGAACCTTgtgcaa GTGAAAGAAAGCAAATGGCTTATCAAGTGCTTCTTGAATTATTTACGACATGACAAAAACGAAGTTAATGTTCTCTTTGATATCCTTTCGATCTTCTTGTTTCATAGTCGCATTGATTATACTTTTTTGAAGGAGTTCTACATTATTGAG GTTGCCGAAGGTTACCCACCCAACATGAAGAGAGCACTTATGTCGCACTTTTTGAACCTTTTCCAATCAAAACAACTTGGTCATGATCATTTGGTGGTTGTGATGCAAATGCTCATTCTTCCGATGCTTGCTCATGCTTTCCAGAATGGCCAAAGTTGGGATGTTGTTGATCCTGgtattattaaaacaattgtTGACAAGCTTCTGGACCCTCCAGAAGAG GTTTCTGCTGAATATGATGAGCCTTTGAGGATAGAACTTCTGCAGCTTGCCACTTTGCTTCTTAAATATCTCCAGAGTGACCTTGTTCATCACAGAAAAGAACTAATCAAATTTGGCTGGAATCATCTCAAACGTGAAGATAGCGCCAGTAAGCAATGGGCGTTTGTGAATGTTTGTCACTTCTTGGAGGCCTATCAAGCCCCAGAAAAAATTATTCTTCAG GTTTTTGTTGCACTCCTTAGAACTTGCCAGCCAGAGAATAAAATGCTGGTCAAGCAGGCCCTTGATATTCTAATGCCAGCCCTACCGAGAAGGTTACCTCTCGGGGAATCTCGCATGCCAATCTGGATAAGATACACCAAGAAGATCTTGGTTGAGGAAGGTCATTCAATTCCTAATTTGATTCACATTTTCCAGCTCATTGCCCGCCATTCAGATCTATTCTATAGTTGCAGAGCACAATTTGTGCCTCAGATGGTGAATTCTCTCAGTCGTCTCGGGTTGCCATATAACACTACGGCTGAAAACAGGCGTCTCGCTATTGAACTTGCTGGATTGGTGGTTGGTTGGGAAAGAAAGCGgcaaaaggaaatgaaagttgCTAGTGAAAGTGATGTCCCCGGTCAGATTGGTGATGGGTTCAATTCGGCTTCTACTAGTTCTGATCCTAAGCGTCCAGTTGAGAGTTCTACATTCCCTGAAGATCCTAGCAAAAGGGTTAAAGTTGAACCTGGTCTTCAACCCTTCTGTGTCATGTCACCTGGTGCTGCTTCATCAATTCCCAACATAGAAACCCCGGGATCTGCTGGACAACCAGATGAAGAATTTAAGCCAAATGCTGCTATGGAAGAGATGATTATCAATTTTCTTATACGA GTTGCTTTAGTAATTGATCCTAAGGAAAAAGAAGCTAGTGCTATGTACAAACAAGCTTTAGAATTGCTTTCACAAGCTTTGGAAGTGTGGCCAACTGCCAATGTCAAGTTCAATTATTTGGAAAAGCTACTGAGCAGCGTTCAGCCATCTCAGTCCAAAGACCCTTCGACGGCTCTTTCTCAAGGCTTGGATGtcatgaataaaattttggagaaaCAGCCACAGTTGTTCATCAGAAACAATATCAATCAGATCTCCCAG ATTCTTGAACCTTGTTTCAAGTACAAAATGTTAGATGCTGGAAAGTCACTGTGCTCCTTGTTGAAAATGGTGTTCGTTGCTTTTCCTCTGGATGCGGGTAATACACCACCAGATGTAAAGCTTTTGTATCAGAAGGTGGATGAACTGATTCAGAAGCACATTGCTACTGTTACAGCTCCTCAGGCTTCTGGTGAAGATAACTCTGCTAATTCAATTAGCTTTGTACTCCTTGTCATCGATACATTGATAAAGCTGCAAAAGAACTTCATTGATCCATTCATCTTGGTCCGCATCCTTCAACGGCTTGCCCGTGATATGGGATCAACAGGTGGCTCCCACATGAGACAA gGCCAGCGAACAGAGCCTGATTCTTCTGTCACTTCATCTCGTCAGAGTGATGATGTTGGAGCAGTCATCTCCAACCTAAAGTCTGTGTTGAAACTTATTAGTGAAAGGGTCATGCTTGTGCCAGAATGCAAGAGATCTgtaactcaaattttgaatgcTTTGCTTTTGGAGAAGGGAACTGATGCTACTGTGCTTCTCTGTATCCTTGATGTGATAAAAGGTTGGATTGAAGATGACTTCAACAAGCAAGGCATGATAGGCACCTCTAACGCTTTTCTCACTCCTAAGGATATTGTTTCATTCCTCCAGAAGCTTTCACAGGTTGATAAGCAAAATTTCCAGGCCAGTGCCTTGGAAGAGTGGGACAGAAAATATCTACACCTTCTTTATGGCATTTGTTCCGATTCAAACAA ATATCCAGCAGCTTTACGTCAAGAGGTGTTTCAGAAGGTGGAAAGACAGTACATGCTTGGTCTCCGCGCAAAAGATCCTGAAGTTCGAATGAAATTCTTCTCCCTGTATCATGAGTCGCTTAGCAAGACTTTGTTCAATAGGTTGCAGTTTATCATCCAAATACAGGACTGGGAAGCTTTAAGCGATGTCTTCTGGCTCAAGCAGGGTCTTGATCTCCTTTTAGCAGTGTTAGTTGAGGATAAACCTATTACACTTGCTCCTAATTCTGCAAGGGTTCTGCCAGTTGTCGCTCCGGGTTCTGTTTCAGATAATTCGGGAATGCAGCATCAGGTCGCTGAAGTTCCAGAGGGTTCTGAGGAAGCTCCTTTGACCCTTGATAGCCTTGTTGTTAAACATGCACAATTTCTGAATGAAATGAGCAAGCTTCAG GTTGCTGATCTTGTTATTCCCTTGAGGGAGCTTGCTCATACAGATCCAAATGTTGCTTATCATTTATGGGTGTTGGTTTTTCCTATAGTATGGGTTACCTTACTCAAAGAAGAACAGGTCGCTCTAGCTAAACCAATGATAAGTCTCCTATCAAAAGATTATCATAAAAAGCAGCAAGCCAGCAGACCAAATGTTGTGCAAGCTCTATTGGAAGGGCTTCAACTGAGCCACCCTCAGCCTAGAATGCCCAGCGAACTCATTAAATATATAGGAAAAACATATAATGCATGGCATATTGCACTAGCTCTCCTGGAAAGTCATGTCATGTTATTTATGAATGAGACAAAGTGTTCAGAGTCTCTGGCTGAGCTTTACCGTTTGCTCAATGAAGAAGATATGAGGTGTGGATTATGGAAGAAAAGGTCAATCACTGCAGAAACCAAAGCTGGGCTTTCACTAGTTCAGCATGGTTACTGGCAGCGTGCGCAAAGCCTCTTTTACCAAGCAATGGTTAAGGCAACTCAAGGCACATATAACAACACTGTACCTAAAGCTGAAATGTGTCTTTGGGAAGAGCAATGGCTTTCCTGTGCCAGTCAACTTAGCCAGTGGGATGCGTTGGTGGAATTTGGAaagaatattgaaaattatgagATTCTGCTTGATAGCCTTTGGAAGTTACCTGACTGGGTCTATATGAAGGACTACGTAATCCCTAAAGCTCAAGTAGAAGAGACTCCAAAACTTCGTCTTATTCAAGCCTTTTTTGCCCTCCatgataaaaatacaaatgGTGTAGGGGATGCAGAAAACATAATTGGAAAGGGTGTTGATCTTGCTTTAGAACAATGGTGGCAATTGCCTGAAATGTCGGTGCATGCTAGGGTTCCTCTTCTGCAGCAGTTTCAGCAATTAGTTGAAGTTCAAGAATCTGCCCGAATTCTTGTGGACATTGCCAATGGGAGCAAACTTTCTGGCAATTCTGTGGTTGGTGTGCATGGAAATCTTTATGCTGATCTCAAGGACATTCTTGAGACTTGGAGACTAAGAACTCCAAATGATTGGGATAATATGTCTGTCTGGTATGATTTACTTCAGTGGAGGAATGAAATGTATAATGCTGTTATAGATGCATTCAAAGAGTTTAGCACGACAAACCCACAACTGCATCATCTTGGTTTCCGCGATAAGGCATGGAATGTTAATAAGCTTGCTCGTATTGCTCGTAAGCAAGGCCTTTATGACGTATGTGTAACAATACTTGAAAAGATGTATGGCCATTCAACCATGGAAGTCCAG GAGGCCTTTGTTAAGATTACAGAACAGGCAAAGGCATATCTTGAAATGAAGGGAGAACTTACTAGTGGCCTTAATTTGATCAACAGCACTAATCTTGAATATTTTCCTGTGAAACACCAGGCAGAAATTTTTCGCATTAAAGGGGACTTCTTATTAAAGTTAAATGACTCTGAAGGGGCTAATCTTGCATACTCCAATGCCATCTCCCTTTTCAAAAACCAGCCCAAAGGGTGGATAAGCTGGGGAAATTATTGTGACATG GCTTATAAAGATGGTCATGATGAGATTTGGTTAGAATATGCTGTTAGCTGCTTTCTTCAAGGAATTAAATTTGGTGTTTCTAATTCGAGAAGCCATCTAGCTCGTGTGCTATTTCTTCTTAGCTTTGATACTCCCAGTGAACCCGTCGGGAGATCATTTGATAAGTATTTGGACCAAATTCCCCACTGGGTCTGGCTTTCTTGGATTCCACAGCTCTTACTTTCATTGCAAAGGACGGAAGCACCTCATTGCAAACTTGTGCTTCTTAAAATTGCTACTGTTTATCCGCAG GCTCTATATTACTGGCTCCGAACATATTTGCTTGAGCGCCGTGATGTTGCAAATAAATCAGAACTCGGCAGAATGACCATGGCTCAGCAAAGAATGCAACAGAATAGTGGAGGCAATTTACCGCCAGACAATCAGGTTAATCAAGTAACTCAGTCTGGTAGTGGAATTGGGTCTCATGATGGCAGTAACTCTCATGGGCAAGACCCAGAGCGATCCAATGTAACGGAGAACAGTGTGCAGACGGGGAATGACCAACCTATGCAACAAAGTTCTTCAAGCATCAGTGATAGTGGCCAGTCTGCAATGAGGCGTAATGGTTCATTAGGTTTGGTTGCTTCTGCTGCCAGTGCTTTTGATGCTGCTAAGGATATAATGGAGACCCTAAGAAGCAAGCATGCTAATTTGGCTGGTGAACTTGAG GTTCTCTTAACAGAAATCGGTTCAAGGTTTGTTACTCTGCCTGAGGAGAGGCTTCTGGCAGTGGTTAATGCACTGCTGCACCGCTGTTACAAGTACCCAACTGCTACTACAGCAGAAGTTCCTCAGTCTCTTAAGAAGGAGCTCTCTGGTGTTTGCCGGGCTTGCTTCTCTGCAGATGCTGTTAACAAGCATGTAGATTTTGTTAGGGACTACAAGCAGGATTTTGAGCGTGATCTAGATCCAGAAAGTACAACTACTTTTCCAGCCACTCTTTCTGAATTGACCGAGCGACTAAAACACTGGAAAAATATACTCCAGAGCAATGTTGAGGACAGGTTTCCAGCTGTCCTGAAGTTGGAGGAGGAAAGCAAGGTTTTGCGTGACTTCCACATGGTTGACGTGGAGATTCCGGGGCAGTATTTCAGTGATCAG GAAATTGCACCAGACCACACAGTTAAGTTAGACCGGGTTGGAGCTGATGTACCTATTGTTCGAAGGCATGGAAGCAGTTTTCGCCGCTTGACACTCATTGGCTCTGATGGTTCTCAACGGCATTTTATAGTCCAGACATCTTTGACGCCTAATGCTAGAAGTGATGAGAGGATATTGCAGCTCTTCCGTGTAATGAACCAAATGTTTGATAAACACAAGGAATCTAGGCGTCGTCATATATGCATCCACACTCCCATTATAATTCCTGTTTGGTCACAG GTGCGCATGGTCGAAGATGATTTGATGTACAACACATTTCTAGAGGTATATGAGAACCACTGTGCAAGGAATGATCGAGAGCCGGATCTTCCTATTACCTATTTCAAGGAGCAGTTAAACCAAGCCATATCAGGACAAATTTCACCTGAAGCTGTTGTAGATCTCCGCCTCCAAGCTTATAACGATATAACGAAGAGTCTTGTAGCAGATGGTATCTTTTCCCAGTATATGTACAAGACCCTGCCCAGTGGCAATCATATGTGGGCTTTTAAGAAGCAATTTGCTATCCAGTTAGCTCTGTCAAGTTTCATGTCTTTCATGCTACAAATCGGTGGAAGGTCTCCAAATAAGATATTATTTGCAAAAAACACGGGGAAAATATTCCAAACAGATTTTCATCCTGCATATGATGTGAATGGAATGATTGAATTCAGTGAGCCGGTGCCTTTCCGTCTGACAAGGAACATGCAAGCATTCTTCTCTCATTTTGGTGTGGAAGGCCTTATTGTATCTGCAATGTGTGCTGCAGCGCAGGCTGTTGTCTCGCCCAAA CAAACTCAGCATTTGTGGTATCAGCTAGCCATGTTTTTCCGTGATGAGTTGCTTTCATGGTCTTGGAGAAGACCACTTGGGATGCCCCTTGCCCCTGCTGCCGGAGGGGGTAGTATGAACCCTACAGACTTCAAGCACAAGGTTACTACCAATGTGGAGAATGTTATTGGCCGGATTAGCGGAATAGCACCACAGTGCTTTTCCGAAGAG GAGGAGAATGTAATGGACCCACCGCAGTCGGTGCAGAGGGGTGTTACTGAGTTAGTCGATGCCGCCTTACTACCTAGAAATTTATGCATGATGGATCCAACTTGGCATCCGTGGTTTTGA